One genomic window of Ziziphus jujuba cultivar Dongzao chromosome 4, ASM3175591v1 includes the following:
- the LOC107406693 gene encoding cysteine-rich repeat secretory protein 38, translating into MSCSKPIPFAILLFCVFLHSANAAGPLYHFCFSSQNYTANSPFGANLNTLLNLLSVQVPPSGFGVDSTGQNENKVNGLALCRGDVSSTDCKTCIIDASKELKNRCPYNKGAIIWYDNCLLKYSDSDFFGQIDNQNKFYMWNVQDVENPESFNPKVKELLSSLSYKASATSKLFATGELELEKSEKLYGLAQCTRDISSDDCKKCLDGAISELPNCCSGKRGGRVVGGSCNVRYELYPIVATTY; encoded by the coding sequence ATGTCCTGCTCAAAACCAATCCCTTTTGCTATCTTACTCTTCTGTGTTTTCCTCCATTCAGCCAATGCTGCTGGTCCTCTCTACCACTTTTGCTTCAGCAGCCAAAACTATACTGCCAACAGCCCATTTGGTGCAAACTTGAATACGCTGCTCAATCTTCTCTCTGTCCAAGTCCCTCCTTCTGGATTCGGAGTTGACTCCACCGGCCAAAACGAGAACAAAGTGAACGGGCTCGCTCTGTGTCGCGGTGATGTCTCGAGCACAGACTGTAAAACCTGTATAATTGATGCAAGCAAAGAGCTTAAAAATCGCTGCCCATATAACAAAGGAGCTATAATTTGGTACGACAATTGCCTCTTGAAGTACTCGGATTCGGACTTCTTTGGCCAAATTGACAACCAAAACAAGTTCTATATGTGGAACGTTCAAGATGTGGAAAATCCTGAATCATTCAATCCCAAAGTTAAGGAATTGCTAAGTAGTTTATCATATAAAGCCTCGGCTACATCGAAGTTGTTCGCGACAGGGGAGCTAGAACTTGAAAAGTCGGAGAAACTATATGGTTTGGCTCAGTGCACCAGGGACATATCTAGCGATGATTGTAAGAAGTGTCTTGATGGTGCAATAAGCGAACTCCCAAATTGTTGCTCTGGGAAACGAGGCGGTAGGGTTGTAGGTGGAAGCTGTAATGTTAGATATGAGCTTTACCCTATTGTTGCTACTACTTATTAG
- the LOC125420536 gene encoding cysteine-rich repeat secretory protein 38, translating to MSCSKSISLAFLFICAFLHAANATNPLYHFCFNKQNYTANSPFGANLNTLFNLLSVKVPPSGFGIASTGQYQNKVNGLALCRGDVSSKDCKTCVNDASKQLRNLCPYNKGAIVWYDNCLFKYSDAYFFGEIDNQNKFALLNVQDVDNPETFNPKVKELLSSLSYKASATAKLYATGELELGKESEKLYGLAQCTRDLSSDNCKKCLDVAISEIPNCCSGKRGGRVVGGSCNVRYELYPIVGTA from the coding sequence ATGTCCTGCTCAAAATCAATCTCTCTCGCTTTCTTATTCATCTGTGCCTTCCTCCATGCAGCCAATGCTACAAACCCTCTCTACCATTTTTGCTTCAACAAGCAAAACTACACTGCCAACAGCCCATTTGGTGCCAACTTGAATACTTTGTTCAATCTTCTCTCTGTCAAAGTCCCTCCTTCTGGATTCGGAATTGCCTCAACCGGCCAATACCAAAACAAAGTGAATGGTCTTGCTTTGTGTCGCGGTGATGTCTCCAGCAAAGACTGTAAAACTTGTGTAAACGATGCAAGTAAACAACTCCGAAATCTCTGCCCTTATAACAAAGGAGCTATAGTTTGGTACGACAATTGCCTCTTCAAGTATTCGGATGCATACTTCTTCGGGGAAATTGATAACCAAAACAAATTCGCTCTCTTGAACGTCCAAGACGTGGACAATCCCGAAACGTTCAATCCCAAGGTTAAGGAACTGTTAAGCAGCTTGTCCTACAAAGCTTCTGCTACAGCGAAGTTGTATGCAACCGGGGAATTGGAGCTTGGGAAGGAATCGGAGAAGCTGTATGGATTGGCTCAATGCACCAGAGATTTGTCTAGCGACAACTGCAAGAAGTGCCTTGATGTGGCAATAAGCGAAATTCCAAATTGTTGCAGTGGAAAACGAGGTGGTAGGGTTGTAGGTGGAAGCTGCAATGTTAGATATGAACTTTACCCTATTGTTGGCACTGCTTAA